Proteins encoded in a region of the Streptomyces akebiae genome:
- the scpB gene encoding SMC-Scp complex subunit ScpB — MSDETTEAPAGSRTVADLDLKPALEAVLMVVDEPATAEHLSKILERPKRQISKALRELADEYATQGRGFELRLIAGGWRFYTRPEYAAAVERFVLDGQQARLTQAALETLAVVAYRQPVSRSRVSAVRGVNCDGVMRTLLQRGLVEEAGAEPETGAILYRTTNYFLERMGLRGLDELPELAPFLPEAEAIEAETQEAVPSFDPDAPDSEDTDDKTEL, encoded by the coding sequence ATGAGCGATGAGACGACCGAGGCGCCCGCGGGGTCGCGTACCGTCGCCGACCTCGACCTCAAGCCCGCCCTGGAGGCCGTCCTCATGGTCGTGGACGAGCCCGCGACGGCGGAGCATCTGAGCAAGATCCTGGAGCGGCCGAAGCGGCAGATCTCCAAGGCGCTCAGGGAGCTCGCCGACGAGTACGCGACCCAGGGGCGCGGCTTCGAGCTGCGGCTGATCGCCGGGGGCTGGCGGTTCTACACCAGGCCCGAGTACGCCGCCGCCGTCGAGCGGTTCGTGCTCGACGGGCAGCAGGCCCGGCTGACCCAGGCCGCGCTGGAGACGCTGGCCGTGGTCGCGTACCGGCAGCCGGTGAGCCGGAGCAGGGTCTCGGCCGTACGAGGAGTCAACTGCGACGGGGTCATGCGCACCCTGCTTCAGCGGGGCCTGGTCGAGGAGGCGGGCGCGGAACCCGAAACAGGTGCGATCCTGTACAGGACGACGAACTACTTCCTGGAGCGGATGGGCCTGCGCGGCCTGGACGAGCTCCCGGAGCTCGCGCCCTTCCTCCCGGAGGCGGAGGCGATCGAGGCCGAGACCCAGGAAGCCGTACCGTCGTTCGATCCGGACGCTCCGGATTCCGAGGACACAGACGACAAGACGGAACTTTGA
- a CDS encoding pseudouridine synthase: MRSSSGRNSGGNNGGSRGGNSGGRGGSSGGRGGSGGGRGGSGGGRGNYRGAGNDRDDRQGGRPKKPRPEERRYDVGPGGSPEGPKSGRGASARGGAKGGPKQSQQQRGRSAPATSREYDARAEERNRERYAGKKDIKLPKTFPGAEQEGERLQKVLARAGYGSRRACEELIEQARVEVNGEIVLEQGKRVDPEKDEVKVDGLTVATQSYQFFALNKPAGVVSTMEDPEGRQCLGDYVTNRETRLFHVGRLDTETEGIILLTNHGELAHRLTHPKYGVKKTYVAHIVGPIPRDLGKQLKDGIQLEDGYARADHFRVVQQTGKNYLVEVTLHEGRKHIVRRMLAEAGFPVDNLVRTAFGPITLGDQKSGWLRRLSNTEVGMLMQEVDL; encoded by the coding sequence ATGCGAAGCAGCAGCGGCAGGAACAGCGGCGGAAACAACGGCGGGAGCCGTGGTGGCAACAGCGGCGGCCGCGGCGGGAGCAGTGGTGGACGCGGCGGGAGCGGTGGTGGACGCGGCGGGAGCGGTGGTGGCCGCGGCAACTACCGCGGCGCCGGGAACGACCGCGACGACAGGCAGGGCGGTCGGCCGAAGAAGCCCCGCCCCGAGGAGCGCCGTTACGACGTGGGCCCCGGCGGCTCCCCGGAGGGTCCCAAGTCCGGGCGCGGCGCCTCGGCGCGCGGCGGGGCCAAGGGCGGTCCGAAGCAGTCCCAGCAGCAGCGCGGCCGGTCGGCCCCGGCGACCTCGCGCGAGTACGACGCGCGGGCCGAGGAGCGCAACCGGGAGCGTTACGCGGGCAAGAAGGACATCAAGCTGCCCAAGACCTTCCCGGGTGCCGAGCAGGAGGGCGAGCGGCTGCAGAAGGTCCTCGCGCGCGCGGGCTACGGCTCGCGGCGGGCCTGTGAGGAGCTGATCGAGCAGGCGCGGGTCGAGGTCAACGGCGAGATCGTGCTGGAGCAGGGCAAGCGCGTCGACCCGGAGAAGGACGAGGTCAAGGTCGACGGTCTGACCGTCGCCACGCAGTCGTACCAGTTCTTCGCGCTGAACAAGCCCGCCGGTGTCGTCTCCACCATGGAGGACCCCGAGGGCCGGCAGTGCCTCGGCGACTACGTGACCAACCGCGAGACGCGGCTGTTCCACGTCGGACGGCTCGACACCGAGACCGAGGGCATCATCCTGCTCACCAACCACGGCGAGTTGGCGCACCGGCTGACCCACCCCAAGTACGGCGTCAAGAAGACGTACGTCGCGCACATCGTGGGCCCGATCCCGCGCGACCTGGGCAAGCAGCTCAAGGACGGCATCCAGCTGGAGGACGGGTACGCGCGCGCGGACCACTTCCGTGTGGTGCAGCAGACCGGCAAGAATTACCTCGTGGAGGTCACCCTCCACGAGGGGCGCAAGCACATCGTGCGCCGGATGCTGGCCGAGGCCGGCTTCCCCGTCGACAACCTCGTCCGCACCGCCTTCGGGCCGATCACCCTCGGCGACCAGAAGTCGGGCTGGCTGCGCCGCCTGTCGAACACGGAGGTCGGGATGCTGATGCAGGAGGTCGACCTCTAG
- a CDS encoding NUDIX hydrolase, producing MTSPEGYDKYAFEPFAVTVDLAVFTVRAGTLQVLLVERGQEPYAGRWALPGGFVLPDESAEEAAWRELAEETGLKDDSGLHLEQLRTYSEPGRDPRMRIVTVAFAALLPDPPVPHGGGDAAQAQWLRFNAIGPLAFDHDRILADAHERVGAKLEYTCLATSFCPPEFTLGELRQVYETVWGTPLDRPNFRRKVLATPGFVEQVPGAARLTGGRGKPAALYRAGGATALHPPLLRPTTEGRH from the coding sequence ATGACCTCACCCGAGGGCTACGACAAGTACGCCTTCGAACCCTTCGCCGTCACCGTGGACCTGGCCGTCTTCACTGTCCGCGCGGGCACCCTGCAGGTGCTGCTCGTCGAGCGCGGACAGGAACCGTACGCGGGCCGCTGGGCGCTGCCCGGCGGGTTCGTGCTGCCGGACGAGTCCGCGGAGGAGGCCGCCTGGCGCGAACTCGCGGAGGAGACCGGCCTCAAGGACGACTCCGGACTCCACCTGGAGCAGCTGCGCACCTACAGCGAGCCCGGCAGAGACCCCCGGATGCGGATCGTCACCGTCGCGTTCGCCGCTCTGCTCCCGGACCCGCCCGTCCCGCACGGCGGAGGTGACGCCGCGCAGGCCCAGTGGCTGCGCTTCAACGCCATCGGCCCGCTCGCCTTCGACCACGACCGCATCCTCGCCGACGCCCATGAACGCGTCGGCGCCAAGCTCGAATACACCTGTCTCGCCACCTCCTTCTGCCCGCCCGAGTTCACCCTCGGCGAGTTGCGGCAGGTCTACGAGACCGTGTGGGGCACTCCGCTCGACCGGCCCAACTTCCGGCGCAAGGTGCTGGCCACGCCGGGCTTCGTCGAACAGGTGCCCGGCGCCGCCCGCCTGACCGGCGGTCGCGGCAAGCCCGCCGCGCTGTACCGCGCGGGTGGGGCCACCGCCCTGCACCCGCCGCTGCTGCGACCCACCACGGAAGGACGGCACTGA